The Alphaproteobacteria bacterium DNA segment AACATGCGGGTAACGCCCGACTTCTGGCGTAAGCTGGCGTCCATGAAACAGTGTCAGTCGTGATGATCCAGATGGAATACCCTCCTTTGTTGCTGCAGGCCCAAAAGGCCGGATCCGCCTTGTGGGAACACCTGGCTCCGCGCCTGGGTTCGACGGCGGTCGCCTTATTGGTGGCTGTTGTGGTGGCCTTGGTCCTCAGGCGCGTCACCTATCGCATGGTGCAGATGTTCTTGCGGCATGACAGCCGCAGCGCAAGGCTGCGGACTTTGGTGCCGTTGCTGCATCATGTGGTTCTGGTGATCGTCTATGTCATCATCGGCCTTGTGGTTCTGTCGTCTTTGGGCATCGACGTGACGCCGATTCTGGCCAGCGCCGGGGTAGTCGGCGTGGCCGTTGGCTTTGGATCGCAAACCCTCGTCAAGGATTGCATCACGGGACTGTTCATCCTGATCGAAGACACGATCGCCGTGGGCGATGTGGTCAAAATCGCCGGATGCAGCGGTGTGGTCGAACGCCTCACCTTGCGCACCGTGCGTTTGCGCGATACCGAAGGCCGGATGCATATTATCCCGTTCAGCGAAGTGGGAATCGTGGTCAATATGACGCGCGATTTTTCCTATGCCTTGTTGGAAGTGGGGGTGTCCTATGACACCGATCTGCGCAGCGCCCTGGCGGTGATGGAAGACGTGGCCAACGGTATGCGCAACGATCCTATTTTTGCCGACATGATCCTAGAGCCCCTGGAAATCATGGGCGTGGACAAGCTGAACGACTATTCCATCCAGCTGCAATCGCGCATGAAGACCCGGCCCGGCAAACAATGGCAGGTGCGCCGTCAATTCAATCTGCTATTGCGCGAGCGTTTCTCGCGCGATGGCATCGAACTGCCTTTTCCTACCCGCATCAATATCAATCGTGCGGAGGCTCACGCCGAGGCCACGCCTTCCCGCCTTCCCGCCGATACGGATTGACGATCGCCTATTCCTCTTGCGGTGCGCTCACGGCCTTGAAGGCGGCGGCGATCACGGCAGGCATGCCGTCTTTGCTATAGGTGGAGATGGGGTAAATCTCGGTCTTGGCCAGCTTCTTGAGCGCGCGGGACTTGGCCTTGATTTCCTTATCCTCCAGCTGATCGCATTTGTTCAGCACCACGATCTCGGGCTTGTCCACGAATTCGGGATTAAAAGATTCCATCTCATGCCGAATGATGGCGTAGGACGCCGCCACATCCTCGGCGGTGCCGTCGATCACATGCACCAGAACCTTGGTGCGCTCGACATGGGATAGGAAACGGTCACCCAGACCCAATCCCTCATGCGCGCCTTCGATCAAGCCGGGAATATCGGCCATCACGAATTCTCGGTCCCCGTCCACGCGCACGACCCCCAAAATAGGAGCCAGTGTGGTGAAGGGGTAATCGGCGATCTTGGGCTTGGCGGCGGTGCATGCGGCCAGAAGCGAGGATTTCCCGGCATTGGGCAAGCCGACCAAGCCGACATCGGCAATCAGCTTGAGCCGCAGGCGCAAACGACGGATGATGCCCGTCTCGCCTGGCGTGAACTGGCGCGGAGCGCGATTGGTCGAGGATTTAAAGCGCGAATTGCCAAGCCCGCCATTCCCGCCTGGGAACAGCACAACCGGCGCATCGGCCTGGGCCACGTCCATCAGGACTTCATCGGTATCGGCGTCCAGGATCACGGTGCCCAGCGGCACATGCAGCACGCAATCCTTGCCGCGTGCCCCCGAACGGTCGCGGCCCGAGCCGGGCTGACCATTCTTGGCCTTGAAGTGTTGCTGATAGCGATAGTCGATCAACGTGTTAAGTCCCGTCGATCCTTGCACCAGGACATCGCCGCCACGCCCGCCATCGCCGCCATTCGGGCCGCCAAACGGAATGAATTTCTCGCGCCGAAAGCTGACACAGCCATGCCCGCCCGAGCCGCTGCGGACCTCAATCACCGCTTCATCTAGGAATCTCATGGAGGGATACTAGTGGATTTATTCGAAAAGTTAAAAGCAATCTGCTGATTTAGGTGGCGGTTTCGTTCTGTTGCGGTGGTGGGTTCACTGCCGCTCTCACCCCAACAAAAAACGGGCCGACGCAATCGCGTCTAGCCCGTTGTTTTTATTGGTGGAGCCGAGGAGGATCGAACTCCCGACCTCTACAATGCCATTGTACAGGTGTGGCAAAATTTAATAATCTTTTCGCTGATTTTTCAAGCTTTTTTCTTTCCTCGTTACCCAAAATACCGCTTTTGCTCTCACGGTTGCTCTCACTGTGCTCTCACCGAGAACTAGTCGTTCGTCCCAGGACATCCACGGCCGTGCGCAGATATTCCGGCCGGTGGTGGGCGTATTTCTCGGTGGTTCTTTGGATGCTGTGCCCCAGAACGCGTCCTATGAAAAACATATCAACCCCAGCTTTGGCCATGAGTGTTCCAGCCGTATGCCTTAGCGTGTGAGGCGTCACTCCGGTTAATCCAGCTCTGACGCAGGCGGCGGAAAACGACGTCTTGATATCGGCAACCGGTTGGCCATGATAGTGAATCACATAGGGGGTCTTCGGTGCATCGGCGTGCGCATCAACCAGGGCCTGGTGCAGCGTCTCATTCATCGGCACGATGGCGCGCTTCTTTGTTGTTTGCATTCGGCCCGGCGGGTTCAAATAGATCAGGCGACCCACAAGATCTATTTGGCACCACTTCAATTCCAGGATGGCACCCTTCCGCGATCCTGTGTTGATCGCGAGCAGCACGAAAAGTTTAAGGTGCGGCTCGTGACACGCTTCCAAAAGCGCGGATATCTCGGGTTCTTCCAAATGCCTGTCTTTCTCAGGTCCGGGCGGCGGCAGCACGATTTTAGGATGGCTTGTCAGCCGCCCATTTTTCACGGCATGGGAAAGGGCTGATGCAAGAACGGCCAGTTCCCGCCGGACGTAGTTGATGGACGCTGGCCGTGTGCCGTTTTTGACGCGCCTCTCTCTCTCGTACCGCTTGAGAGATTCTGGCGTAATGGAGGACACATAGGCGTTGGCATAAAACGCCATCAGATTTTCTACAGCGAAACCGACGGGTCCGGATGATGCCATCTCTCTGCCACGCTCTTGCGCGTACCACCTGAGTGCCGTGGCGATCTTATAGCGTTCCGGGGTTTCAATCGGGCCTGGTCGCTGGCCTAATGACAATTCGATGATGTAACGTCCAAGCCTTTCTTCAGCCTTCTGGCGATTATCAGTGCCAGTTGACCGTCGTTTGACCCGTCGGAATCGTGGGTCGTAGCTATAGATGTACCAGTTCGGCTTTCCCGGCTCTCGTCCAAGCCAAGCGGGGGTGCGTGATTGAGACATGGCAGTACGGCTCCATCCAAGAATGCGCGGACGTCTTCGATTCTGAACCTTATATGCCTACCAAACTTAACGACTGGAATACGACGTTGATTCCGGAGACGAACAACATCCTTTTCCTCGACCTGCAGCATCTGTGCGACCTGCGCCGCTGTTAAAACAAGGGGGTCAGTCATTCCTCCACCTCGGGTTTTGGCAAAAGGTAGCCGTCTGGCAAATAGGGCAGGATGAGATCCGATGCTGTCTTCCCGTTCGGGAGAAGTATCTGGCCCATGAATGCGCTTTCGAATGACAATACGTCGGTTTCGATAGCCATCAGCTGGGCTTTGATCCAATCCCGCAGGATCGAACAGACCGCGAGTTGCCCTTGTTTTAAGGCGCGCTGCCTGTGTTCTTCTTCGCTACACCGCCTGCCTTTGCTGTAGGAATTCTCGCGCAGCCACGCCCTGGCGTAGCCGTTGGCTGACGCTTTGGCCTCGACGACAACGCCTTTATAGGCGAACCGAACGACGGTCTCCCCGCGCTGGAAATTCTGCATCACTCCGAAGTCGGAGCAACCAAATTTCTCCACGAGCTTTTGAACGTCGTTGATCGCAGACGCACCAGAAGTGGCATTTTCGTAGGGCAGGGGCATCGTCACACCCCTCAATGCATCGTCGGTTGGCGGCTGAGGTCCCATCTCGACGACATTTGTGTCGTCGAGTCGGCGGTCTGTCGGCTTAGCGCGGCCATCTCACGCGCGGCCTGGATCACGCGGCGTTCCTCATCGTTCCGCAGCGATCCGCGGCATTCCACCTCGGCCTTGCCCATGCGTGTCACTGCATCCAAGGCGCTGCGCATCGGGACGCTGGCATTCTGGCCAAGCATTTCCATCCGCATCTGCTCTTTTCCCTGACGTGCGGCGCGTTTCGCGCGGCCTCGAAATTTCGTGGTCATGGCGCGTCCTTTCCAAGGGTTCCCTTGTGATCTTCGATCTTCCACGTTTTTTTCGTGGGCCTTTCTAGTAAATTGCTGACAAGCGTGAGAAGGCTCTGACGCGAATGGTCGAGATCGATCCACATCACATCATCACGATTATGCTCATCCTCGAACAGCTGCATTGCGGCATACAGGATAGCCAGGGATGCATCGCGCCTATCGCCCATCCACTCGTTTTGCAACACCACGCGGCGCCCGTACTGATTAACCCAGAATAACGCAACGATGTCGTCTTTCGGGAGCACGCTAACAATGTCAGCAAAGATGTCGTGATACGAGTATGTCACATTGGTCATCTCAATCCCTCCTTAGCTTGACGCGGACAGCCACATCGGCCATGGCATCGGTGATGTCGTCTTTCGTCGCTGGGGCTGGTGCTGGCAGGGCGAAGAATTCGTGACAGGCGCGGTTGCCGGCCAGGCTGGAGATCAGGACGCCTTGGGCGCTGATGTCCAGGACTTCCCCGCCGCCCAGCGAGTCGTGGGTTCGAATCATTGTTCGTCTCCCGCAGGCGCGCACCGAGGGATGAAGCAATTAGTGATGCAGTATTTTTCCCGATCTAAATGCATGGCGATCCCAAAAACATCATGCAGAAACGTAAAAGCATCGGCTTCCATAAGTTTGCTTAAATCGACCGCGCCGATTATATGCGCGCACACCAAGTCCATCTCCCAATCCATCTCCTTGCGTTTCCTGTATTCGGCAGGGCTTATGCGCTTAACCCGCGCGAGAATTCGTGAAACACGAAAAGACGCATCGGGGGACACGGCCCAGCTAAACTCTTTGTCTTTTTCTCTGTTCATCGTCCGTCCCCCATAGCTTTGACTTGCACGGCGCTGGCCTGCGCCTCTTTTTCGATCACGGTCATCTCGCGCTTAAGCTGGGCTTGGATATGGTGCGCCATCTCATGCGCCAGCAAGGCTCGGTGCTGCGGGTTGGTTGCGTCCCAATCGCTGGGCAGGATGATCGTGGCGGGTAGCTCATTGCCTGCGACCGTCGTGCCAGGAACATAGGCGGCCAGGGCGGTGGCCTTCAGCTGCCACAGGGCGTCATCCGACTGCACGATGCGCGGTTCGGGAATGACGTTGACGCAAGCCAAAGCCAGCATGGCGGTGACGGCGGGGGTCATGACACCCTCCGTTTCGCGGCTTTGGGAAAGAAGGTGGCTTCCAGGCTGTCGCAGCGCGCGCGAATGCCGCCGATATCCACCGCGATACTGGCCCAGAGATTGATCCGCTCGGCTTGCGTCGGCTCGGACGGCTTGGGCAGGGAATGGGAGGCTGGCGCAGGCAGTGGTTCGGGACCCTGCGCTAGCTTTCTCTTGGGCGCGTACATGCGCTGGTGTTCTTTGACGGTGATGATGCGCTCGGCATGGCCGCGCCGCCAGTCCATGAAGACGGTGATGAGCGACCGGCGGACTTGTGCCGCCTGGGCCGTCCGGCTGAAGGTGCACAGCAACAGGGCCTGCGCCTCGTTCAACCAGTACTCGGTGACTTCACGCTGTCCACCTTTGCCGATGGCGATCATCGTCGGCACCGCCGACAATGATCCGTAACTTTCCAACTCGGCTTTGTTGGCGTCGATCATTTCACGGATGGAGCGGGGATTCGCCAGCCCCAGCCGCTCGGCAATGGCCAAGTCGCGCACGCGCGGCTCGTGGTTGATCGCGGTGTTAAGGTCTGAAACGGTCAGGGGGATGATCTGAGCGGTCAAGTTGAAGCCTCCTGTATGGCGTTGAACGCGCCAACAGAGGGGCTTCTTATGACCCGCCCTGGTGGCGGGAGCTAAGAACCTGTACAGGCCAGGCGGGCTTATTCCCCTTGCGGGTGTTGTATTCGCCCACTCCCGCCGTGCGACGGGCATAAAAATAGCCGCATGTTTCGGGGCGGCTACCGCCTGTAAGGATTTCTTAGATCCGAATCGGAGGGTGCCACAACACGCGACGGATGTCAAATCTGTTGAGAGACGGTGGGGGTTGACCCTAGAGTAGATATTTCTTAGTTTTAGTCGATCTGCAATCATAGGGACACTATAGGTGACAACATGACGGCTGCTTTCGATAGCTTGCTTTCCGCGCTGAAGCGGCTGACCGAAGATCGACTGTTTTTTAAACAGAAGGTCGAAGTTCCTCCTCCTCCAATGCCGGTCCAGGTTGGGGATGAAGATGACGATGAGGAAGTAAGCGGTGGAGAAAACTTTCCTGTCCCTGGTTTCTTTGTCTTTATTGTCTATGTAGACAGAAATGGGGAT contains these protein-coding regions:
- the obgE gene encoding GTPase ObgE, giving the protein MRFLDEAVIEVRSGSGGHGCVSFRREKFIPFGGPNGGDGGRGGDVLVQGSTGLNTLIDYRYQQHFKAKNGQPGSGRDRSGARGKDCVLHVPLGTVILDADTDEVLMDVAQADAPVVLFPGGNGGLGNSRFKSSTNRAPRQFTPGETGIIRRLRLRLKLIADVGLVGLPNAGKSSLLAACTAAKPKIADYPFTTLAPILGVVRVDGDREFVMADIPGLIEGAHEGLGLGDRFLSHVERTKVLVHVIDGTAEDVAASYAIIRHEMESFNPEFVDKPEIVVLNKCDQLEDKEIKAKSRALKKLAKTEIYPISTYSKDGMPAVIAAAFKAVSAPQEE
- a CDS encoding helix-turn-helix domain-containing protein, coding for MTDPLVLTAAQVAQMLQVEEKDVVRLRNQRRIPVVKFGRHIRFRIEDVRAFLDGAVLPCLNHAPPLGLDESRESRTGTSIATTHDSDGSNDGQLALIIARRLKKGLDVTSSNCH
- a CDS encoding mechanosensitive ion channel family protein, yielding MEYPPLLLQAQKAGSALWEHLAPRLGSTAVALLVAVVVALVLRRVTYRMVQMFLRHDSRSARLRTLVPLLHHVVLVIVYVIIGLVVLSSLGIDVTPILASAGVVGVAVGFGSQTLVKDCITGLFILIEDTIAVGDVVKIAGCSGVVERLTLRTVRLRDTEGRMHIIPFSEVGIVVNMTRDFSYALLEVGVSYDTDLRSALAVMEDVANGMRNDPIFADMILEPLEIMGVDKLNDYSIQLQSRMKTRPGKQWQVRRQFNLLLRERFSRDGIELPFPTRININRAEAHAEATPSRLPADTD
- a CDS encoding site-specific integrase encodes the protein MAFYANAYVSSITPESLKRYERERRVKNGTRPASINYVRRELAVLASALSHAVKNGRLTSHPKIVLPPPGPEKDRHLEEPEISALLEACHEPHLKLFVLLAINTGSRKGAILELKWCQIDLVGRLIYLNPPGRMQTTKKRAIVPMNETLHQALVDAHADAPKTPYVIHYHGQPVADIKTSFSAACVRAGLTGVTPHTLRHTAGTLMAKAGVDMFFIGRVLGHSIQRTTEKYAHHRPEYLRTAVDVLGRTTSSR